In Terriglobia bacterium, a genomic segment contains:
- the bamA gene encoding outer membrane protein assembly factor BamA, with translation MSVRALGAGVLLLTTGFLLPEAGAVPGPQTRQSSVRHAVSFQAHGISGRGADSAARTAATPAGGAVQEKAAPGQAAIAPAVVERIDFVGNRRVRSDTLKARIFTREGDIFSEETLKRDFQALWNTQFFEDVKLRVEDSPSRAGAKIIIFEVKERPVIRRIRYDGIHSVSESDILDRFKDRKVGLTVESQFDPTRIKKAEVVLKELLGEHGRQFAKVTPQYERIAASNAVVLIFKVEEGPKVKIGWIHFTGNHAFSDRKLIRAMRHSRPYAIPLYFLELPVLTKTYDHEKLNEDLEVGVRGLYQDNGYFKVLVKDPIIENVDVERGGIPLPLPGVGRKRGKAVNITIPIEEGERYRMGRLNIVSADPDKALSLKVEPLKMNFPLKEGDIFAVGKVRKSLEDYRKIYGEYGFIDFTAEPDTEMDDEAKRINLTLKFNEEKQYYVRRIEFSGNTTTRDKVIRREILVDEGQLFNQRAWEVSILRLNQLDYFEQIKPEAAEIARNTKEGTVDINLKLKEKGKQSIGLQGGVSGLAGSFVGLTYQTNNFLGLGETLTFSAEFGDRQRNFMFGFTEPYLFDRPISTGFTLFSSRYSFNQAQQLALTLGQKVSLNPQTIQNYNQNSTGFTVFASYPMRRFSFMRLGLSYGLTKTNITTFSDASKLLFQSVQFRSFAGPSAMNGIVSSTLTPTLSYNTVNNPVNPTGGKSFFYSLAVQGGPLGGNVNAITNVFEYKHFQPMHKHRNVLGYRVQTSYTTSFGGLQLPPYSRFYMGGEDTVRGFDIRAISPVTFIPISTVQQFSYLDPTSLDAGGNPRFRTVQLPVMTYQITFPGGDMQGVGNLEYRIPIVGPVTMALFVDAGTNGIVKRSGLQLAETGLQDLQTSFPNANLKAQLPLASGTNFRLRSSAGVEFVVQLPIVQAPFRIYYAYNVARMREQLVAPPGLFNQDTLDMLKLSLPPGVYANEVLPQLNNFVNNPGRLNFFEPSHTFRFTVSRTF, from the coding sequence TTGTCTGTCCGGGCATTAGGCGCAGGGGTGTTGCTGCTCACCACGGGGTTCCTTCTTCCGGAAGCCGGGGCGGTTCCAGGGCCCCAGACGCGGCAGAGTTCCGTCCGGCATGCGGTTTCTTTCCAAGCCCACGGCATCTCCGGGCGCGGCGCGGACAGCGCGGCGCGGACCGCAGCAACGCCGGCCGGGGGCGCGGTGCAGGAGAAGGCGGCGCCGGGGCAGGCGGCTATTGCGCCGGCCGTGGTGGAGCGCATCGATTTCGTCGGTAACCGGCGGGTGCGCAGCGACACTCTGAAGGCGCGCATCTTCACGCGCGAAGGCGACATTTTCAGTGAAGAGACGCTGAAGCGTGATTTTCAGGCGCTGTGGAACACGCAGTTTTTCGAGGACGTGAAGCTGCGCGTGGAGGACAGCCCCAGCCGGGCGGGCGCCAAGATCATCATTTTCGAAGTGAAAGAGCGGCCGGTGATCCGGCGCATCCGCTATGACGGCATCCACTCGGTCTCGGAATCGGACATTCTGGACCGCTTCAAGGACCGCAAGGTCGGGTTGACGGTGGAAAGCCAGTTCGATCCCACGCGCATCAAGAAGGCCGAGGTGGTGCTGAAGGAACTGCTGGGAGAGCACGGGCGGCAGTTCGCCAAAGTGACCCCGCAGTATGAGCGGATCGCGGCAAGCAATGCGGTGGTGCTGATCTTCAAAGTGGAAGAGGGGCCGAAGGTCAAGATCGGCTGGATCCACTTTACCGGGAACCACGCGTTCAGCGACCGCAAGCTGATCCGCGCGATGCGCCATTCGCGGCCCTACGCCATTCCCCTATACTTCCTGGAACTTCCGGTGCTGACGAAGACTTACGACCACGAAAAGCTGAACGAGGACCTGGAAGTGGGCGTGCGCGGGCTGTACCAGGACAACGGCTACTTCAAGGTGCTGGTGAAGGATCCCATCATAGAGAACGTGGACGTGGAGCGTGGCGGAATTCCGCTGCCGCTGCCCGGGGTAGGGCGCAAGCGCGGCAAGGCCGTCAACATCACCATTCCCATCGAAGAGGGGGAGCGCTACCGGATGGGGCGGCTGAACATCGTCAGCGCCGACCCGGACAAAGCGCTGTCGCTGAAGGTGGAGCCGCTGAAGATGAACTTTCCCCTGAAGGAGGGGGACATCTTCGCGGTGGGCAAGGTGCGCAAATCGCTGGAGGACTACCGCAAGATTTACGGGGAGTACGGGTTCATCGATTTCACGGCGGAGCCGGACACGGAGATGGACGACGAAGCCAAGCGCATCAACCTGACACTGAAGTTCAACGAAGAGAAGCAGTATTACGTGCGGCGCATCGAATTCAGCGGCAACACCACCACGCGCGACAAAGTCATCCGCCGGGAGATCCTGGTGGACGAAGGGCAGCTCTTCAACCAGCGCGCCTGGGAAGTGAGCATTCTGCGGCTGAACCAGCTCGACTATTTCGAGCAGATCAAGCCGGAGGCCGCGGAGATCGCCCGCAACACCAAAGAAGGCACGGTGGACATCAACCTGAAGCTGAAGGAAAAGGGGAAGCAGTCCATCGGCTTGCAGGGAGGCGTGAGCGGGCTGGCCGGGAGTTTCGTCGGGCTGACCTATCAGACCAACAACTTCCTGGGTCTGGGCGAGACGCTGACGTTTTCCGCGGAGTTCGGCGATCGCCAGCGCAATTTCATGTTCGGTTTCACCGAGCCGTATCTCTTCGACCGGCCCATTTCCACCGGGTTCACGCTCTTCTCCAGCCGCTACAGCTTCAACCAGGCGCAGCAGTTGGCGCTGACGCTGGGGCAGAAGGTGAGCCTGAACCCGCAGACCATCCAGAACTACAACCAGAACAGCACGGGGTTCACGGTGTTCGCCAGCTACCCGATGCGGCGGTTTTCGTTCATGCGGCTGGGCCTGAGCTACGGGCTGACGAAGACCAACATCACGACGTTCAGCGACGCCTCCAAGCTGCTCTTCCAGAGCGTACAGTTCCGCAGTTTTGCGGGGCCCAGCGCGATGAACGGGATCGTCTCCAGCACCCTGACGCCGACGCTGAGCTATAACACGGTGAATAATCCGGTCAATCCCACCGGAGGCAAGAGCTTCTTCTATTCGCTGGCGGTGCAGGGCGGCCCGCTGGGCGGCAACGTCAACGCCATCACCAACGTTTTCGAATACAAGCACTTCCAACCCATGCACAAGCACCGCAACGTGCTGGGCTACCGGGTGCAGACCTCGTACACGACGAGCTTCGGGGGGCTGCAGTTGCCGCCCTACAGCCGCTTCTACATGGGCGGCGAGGACACGGTGCGCGGGTTCGACATCCGCGCCATTTCTCCGGTGACCTTCATCCCCATTAGCACCGTGCAGCAGTTTTCCTATTTGGACCCGACGTCGCTGGACGCGGGCGGCAACCCGCGGTTCAGGACCGTCCAGTTGCCGGTCATGACCTACCAGATTACGTTTCCAGGCGGAGACATGCAGGGCGTGGGCAACCTCGAATACCGCATCCCGATCGTGGGGCCGGTGACCATGGCGCTGTTTGTGGACGCGGGAACGAACGGGATCGTCAAGCGCAGCGGGCTGCAGCTCGCGGAGACCGGCCTGCAGGATCTGCAGACGTCCTTTCCCAACGCCAACCTGAAAGCCCAGTTACCGCTGGCCTCGGGGACGAATTTCCGGCTGCGCTCCTCGGCGGGCGTGGAATTTGTGGTGCAGTTGCCGATCGTGCAGGCGCCGTTCCGCATTTACTACGCCTATAACGTGGCGCGAATGCGGGAGCAACTGGTGGCGCCGCCCGGCCTGTTCAACCAGGACACGCTGGACATGCTGAAGCTGTCGCTGCCGCCGGGCGTGTACGCCAACGAAGTCCTGCCGCAGCTCAATAATTTCGTGAACAATCCCGGGCGGCTGAATTTTTTCGAACCGTCGCACACGTTCCGCTTCACGGTGAGCCGGACGTTCTAG
- a CDS encoding OmpH family outer membrane protein, with translation MRVETMIRTAALAAACVFGAAAAMAQGTPAPATKVGTINVRQAIVNTAEGKQASAELQSQFAPRQNELENLNKQMSELRQRLAAGERTLSDEEKARLTQQGQKMAQQLERKQNEYQEDVNGAQGEVIDRIGRKMLDVLDRYARENGYVAVFDTSSQNSPILYASAQIDVTTDIVRLYDQAYPVKGAAPAAKPAAKPAAAAKPPQQ, from the coding sequence GTGAGAGTGGAAACCATGATTCGAACGGCGGCCCTGGCCGCTGCCTGCGTGTTCGGTGCGGCAGCCGCAATGGCCCAGGGGACTCCCGCGCCGGCGACCAAAGTCGGCACCATCAATGTCCGGCAGGCGATCGTCAACACCGCGGAGGGCAAGCAGGCCTCGGCGGAGCTGCAGTCGCAATTTGCTCCCCGGCAGAACGAGCTGGAGAACCTGAACAAACAGATGAGCGAACTGCGGCAGCGCTTGGCCGCGGGGGAGCGCACGCTCAGCGACGAAGAGAAGGCCCGCCTGACACAGCAAGGGCAGAAGATGGCGCAGCAGTTGGAGCGCAAGCAGAACGAGTACCAGGAAGACGTGAACGGTGCGCAGGGTGAAGTGATCGACCGCATCGGACGGAAGATGCTGGACGTGTTGGACCGCTACGCGCGGGAGAACGGTTATGTCGCAGTGTTCGATACCTCGTCGCAGAATTCGCCGATCCTCTATGCTTCGGCCCAGATCGATGTGACCACGGACATCGTCCGCCTCTACGACCAGGCCTACCCGGTCAAGGGTGCGGCCCCGGCCGCCAAGCCTGCGGCCAAGCCCGCTGCGGCCGCCAAACCGCCGCAACAGTAA
- a CDS encoding ribosome maturation factor RimP encodes MQRASGGWGTLHVNLERIREAAERVARSEGLEVVDVEWKIGKQRFLRVYIDRPWPPPPGTEGALPGTHATGISHADCERVSQQLSVILDVEELIPGPEYVLEVSSPGLDRQLRKPAEFERFTGRLVKITTAVPVGNASFFEGRLAGLAEGKVLLELKGREARTLELPLEAIRKAQLVVEF; translated from the coding sequence ATGCAGAGGGCGAGCGGCGGGTGGGGGACTCTTCACGTGAATCTGGAGCGCATCCGCGAGGCCGCCGAGCGGGTGGCCCGTTCGGAAGGCCTGGAAGTCGTTGATGTCGAATGGAAAATCGGCAAGCAGCGCTTCCTGCGAGTGTACATTGACCGCCCTTGGCCTCCGCCTCCGGGGACCGAAGGAGCTTTGCCCGGGACGCATGCCACGGGCATCAGTCATGCCGACTGCGAACGGGTGAGCCAGCAATTGAGCGTCATTTTGGACGTAGAGGAGCTGATTCCGGGACCGGAGTATGTCCTGGAAGTAAGTTCGCCGGGGCTGGACCGGCAGCTCAGGAAACCCGCGGAGTTTGAACGCTTTACGGGCCGCCTGGTGAAGATTACCACGGCGGTACCGGTCGGAAACGCCAGTTTTTTTGAGGGGCGGCTGGCCGGGTTGGCGGAGGGCAAAGTCCTCCTGGAACTGAAGGGCCGGGAGGCGCGGACGCTGGAGTTGCCGCTGGAAGCGATCCGCAAAGCGCAACTGGTAGTGGAATTCTAG
- the nusA gene encoding transcription termination factor NusA, with translation MSSLLYQQIEMLSREKHIEPDVVIAAIEDAMVVAARKYYKTEEPLRAKLNQETGHVDVFAVKTVAEEVTDPNAQVSLAEARKTNPAAEIGTEILTPKPTDVLGRIAAQTAKQVILQKVREAERDTIYNEYHTRVGELVTCVVKRAEGPDLIVDMGRTEARLPKREQSRLETYNIGDRVRVVIRMVDRAAKGPQVIVSRADSVLVQRLFEMEVPEIYDGTVQIRAAAREAGERTKIAVASRDKDVDPVGACVGMKGMRVQSIIRELRGEKIDIIPYNEETVAFAQKALSPAKVTRVQIVDPENRKLEVIVEDSQLSLAIGKKGQNVRLASKLIGWDIDIKSEEEKRREIEEQMTALTAPVTPLTVLAGVGPKTIEKIEAAGITNVEKLAGMTPEQLMEIPGIGEKMVDKIYQAVNRFYEGGGEAAPAAGETAEAAAEEEAPAAEASTEAAAAGTAEAAGGEAAPAEKETAAATSGEEPAREETES, from the coding sequence ATGTCGAGCCTGCTCTATCAACAGATCGAAATGCTGAGCCGCGAGAAGCACATCGAACCGGATGTGGTGATTGCGGCCATTGAAGACGCCATGGTGGTGGCGGCGCGCAAGTATTACAAGACCGAAGAACCCCTGCGCGCCAAGTTGAATCAGGAAACCGGCCATGTGGACGTCTTTGCGGTGAAGACGGTGGCCGAGGAAGTGACCGATCCGAATGCGCAAGTCAGCCTCGCGGAGGCGCGCAAGACGAATCCCGCGGCGGAGATCGGCACGGAAATCCTGACGCCCAAGCCGACCGACGTGCTGGGGCGCATCGCGGCGCAGACGGCCAAGCAGGTGATCCTGCAGAAAGTGCGCGAAGCCGAGCGCGACACGATTTACAACGAGTACCACACGCGCGTGGGCGAGCTGGTGACCTGTGTGGTGAAGCGCGCTGAAGGCCCGGACCTGATCGTGGACATGGGGCGGACGGAAGCGCGGCTGCCCAAGCGCGAGCAGTCGCGGCTGGAGACCTACAACATCGGAGATCGCGTGCGCGTGGTGATCCGCATGGTGGACCGTGCGGCGAAGGGGCCGCAGGTGATCGTTTCGCGGGCGGATTCCGTGCTGGTGCAGCGGCTGTTCGAAATGGAAGTGCCGGAAATTTATGACGGCACGGTGCAGATCCGCGCGGCAGCGCGCGAGGCCGGCGAGCGCACCAAGATCGCGGTGGCCAGCCGGGACAAGGATGTGGATCCGGTGGGCGCGTGCGTGGGCATGAAGGGCATGCGCGTGCAATCCATCATCCGCGAGCTGCGCGGCGAGAAGATCGACATCATCCCGTACAACGAAGAAACCGTGGCGTTCGCGCAGAAAGCGCTGAGCCCGGCGAAAGTGACGCGGGTGCAGATCGTGGACCCCGAGAACCGCAAGCTCGAGGTCATCGTCGAGGATTCGCAGCTGTCCCTGGCCATCGGCAAGAAGGGGCAGAACGTGCGCCTGGCCAGCAAGCTCATCGGCTGGGACATCGACATCAAGAGCGAGGAAGAAAAGCGCCGGGAAATCGAAGAGCAGATGACCGCGCTGACCGCGCCGGTCACCCCGCTGACGGTGCTGGCGGGCGTGGGGCCGAAGACCATCGAGAAGATCGAGGCCGCGGGAATCACCAACGTGGAAAAGCTCGCGGGCATGACGCCGGAGCAGCTCATGGAAATTCCCGGCATCGGCGAGAAGATGGTGGACAAAATCTACCAGGCGGTGAACCGCTTCTACGAAGGTGGCGGCGAAGCCGCGCCGGCCGCGGGGGAAACGGCGGAAGCTGCCGCGGAGGAAGAGGCCCCGGCGGCGGAGGCTTCCACAGAGGCCGCAGCGGCAGGCACGGCGGAAGCCGCGGGCGGCGAAGCCGCGCCGGCCGAAAAAGAAACAGCAGCGGCGACCAGCGGGGAAGAGCCCGCGAGGGAAGAGACGGAATCCTAG
- the infB gene encoding translation initiation factor IF-2 codes for MTDANQVRINELARDLEVKAKAIIDVLPEVGLTEKKTHSSSIPVDIAEKVRKHFESLAKAEAAAEAAVKAEKESKDAAAKAARQKPAAPAAAPVAPAPVVAPAAPVAAKPAAPAAVPAPVAKPAAPAAAPVVPSPVAPAPVVAPAAPAPVAAKPAVPAPSAKPAAPPAGPVRPAAPRPPQVPAAPGQRPPMRPAAGAPPMRTGNRPPISAQTAGPRPGTPIGQRPGGPRRGEPIGQRPPQQGGPQGRPPFTARPGAPGAPPSRSFGGRTGAPPMGTRPGPRQPGRPGMLPPFPEKAPPKAEPGKPLYTRKPTQRQRPILDKREAEGERKLHPVRSRPGVGDRRTAIAAPVAPPVPREPREVTITEGITIRDLAEKLDIRAKDLLKTLLDRGIFASINQALDVPTAKTLAEAFNGIVNVVSFEEEMVLEVAKEETKENLKARPPVVTVMGHVDHGKTSLLDAIRSAEVAAGEAGGITQHIGAYKVQVGNRSVVFVDTPGHEAFTRMRSRGAKVTDIVVLVVAADDGVMPQTREAIDHARAANVPIVVAINKIDKPEAQPERVKRQLSEAGLMAEDWGGDTVFVEVSAKQKKNIDKLLEMLLLVADMRELRANPDAPASGTVLESRVDKGRGPVATVLVQNGTLRAGDFFICGAVFGKVRALFDDHGRTVKEAPPSTPVEVIGVQGVPEAGDHFQVTEEAKARHIVEYRQAKQRDAAMARSSGARITLDQLHEQLKVGEVKELGIVIKADVQGSVEVLSEMLPKLSTDLVKLKIIHASVGAVTENDVLLASASGAIVIAFGVRPDRKAADLAQQEHVDIRTHNIIYEVSDELKKAMEGLLEPVVQETHLGRAEVRNTFRVKGAGAIAGCHVLDGVLKRDAQVRVLREGTVVYTSKLSSLKRFKEDASEVRAGFECGAGIQNFNDVKVGDILECFNVQKLTAAEAAAQGVGSAGRK; via the coding sequence ATGACAGACGCAAATCAAGTTCGAATTAACGAGCTGGCCCGCGACCTCGAGGTCAAGGCCAAGGCGATCATCGACGTGTTGCCGGAAGTCGGCCTCACCGAGAAGAAGACGCATTCCAGCTCGATCCCCGTGGATATCGCGGAAAAGGTGCGCAAGCATTTTGAGTCGCTGGCCAAGGCCGAAGCTGCCGCCGAGGCCGCGGTCAAAGCCGAAAAAGAAAGCAAGGATGCGGCGGCAAAAGCGGCGCGGCAGAAGCCGGCCGCGCCAGCCGCCGCACCTGTTGCGCCTGCACCCGTGGTGGCGCCTGCCGCGCCCGTAGCGGCGAAGCCCGCAGCACCGGCGGCCGTACCCGCACCGGTGGCCAAGCCGGCTGCGCCAGCCGCCGCACCCGTTGTACCCTCACCCGTTGCGCCTGCACCCGTTGTAGCGCCTGCCGCACCCGCGCCCGTAGCGGCGAAGCCCGCCGTACCCGCGCCGTCCGCGAAGCCTGCCGCGCCTCCGGCTGGCCCCGTGCGGCCTGCCGCGCCGCGTCCCCCCCAAGTTCCAGCAGCTCCTGGCCAGCGTCCACCCATGCGGCCGGCTGCGGGTGCGCCGCCGATGCGTACCGGGAATCGTCCGCCTATCTCTGCACAGACCGCTGGTCCGCGTCCGGGCACGCCCATTGGGCAGCGTCCGGGTGGACCGCGCCGCGGAGAGCCGATCGGTCAGCGCCCGCCGCAGCAGGGCGGACCGCAAGGCCGACCACCGTTTACCGCGCGCCCGGGAGCACCCGGAGCGCCCCCGAGCAGATCGTTTGGGGGACGCACCGGAGCACCGCCGATGGGCACGCGCCCAGGGCCGCGCCAGCCGGGACGGCCGGGCATGCTGCCGCCGTTTCCGGAAAAGGCGCCGCCCAAGGCCGAGCCCGGCAAGCCGCTGTACACGCGCAAGCCGACCCAGCGGCAGCGCCCCATTTTGGACAAACGCGAGGCTGAGGGCGAGCGCAAGCTGCACCCGGTGCGTTCGCGCCCGGGTGTGGGCGATCGCCGCACGGCGATTGCCGCGCCTGTCGCGCCGCCGGTGCCCCGCGAGCCCCGCGAGGTCACCATTACCGAAGGCATCACCATCCGCGACCTGGCGGAGAAGCTGGACATCCGCGCCAAGGACCTCCTGAAGACGCTGCTGGACCGCGGGATTTTCGCCAGCATCAACCAGGCGCTGGACGTGCCCACGGCGAAGACCCTGGCCGAGGCCTTCAACGGCATCGTCAACGTGGTCTCCTTCGAAGAGGAGATGGTGCTGGAAGTCGCGAAGGAAGAGACCAAGGAAAACCTGAAGGCGCGGCCGCCCGTGGTCACCGTGATGGGCCACGTGGACCACGGCAAAACTAGTTTGCTGGACGCCATCCGCTCCGCGGAAGTGGCGGCGGGCGAGGCCGGAGGGATCACCCAGCACATCGGCGCCTACAAGGTGCAGGTGGGCAACCGCAGCGTGGTGTTCGTGGATACCCCGGGTCACGAGGCGTTCACGCGCATGCGCTCGCGCGGCGCCAAGGTGACGGACATCGTGGTGCTGGTGGTGGCGGCGGATGACGGCGTGATGCCGCAGACGCGCGAAGCGATCGACCATGCGCGAGCCGCGAATGTGCCCATCGTCGTGGCCATCAACAAGATTGACAAGCCGGAAGCGCAGCCGGAGCGCGTGAAGCGCCAGCTCAGCGAAGCCGGGCTGATGGCGGAAGACTGGGGCGGCGACACGGTGTTCGTGGAAGTGTCGGCGAAACAGAAGAAAAACATAGACAAGCTGCTGGAGATGCTGCTGCTGGTGGCGGATATGCGCGAACTGCGCGCCAATCCGGACGCGCCGGCGAGCGGCACGGTGCTGGAATCGCGCGTGGACAAGGGCCGCGGCCCGGTGGCCACGGTGCTGGTGCAGAACGGCACGCTGCGTGCCGGCGACTTCTTCATCTGCGGCGCAGTGTTCGGCAAGGTGCGCGCGCTGTTTGACGACCACGGGCGCACGGTGAAGGAAGCCCCGCCGTCCACTCCGGTGGAAGTGATCGGCGTGCAGGGCGTGCCCGAGGCCGGTGACCATTTCCAGGTGACCGAGGAAGCCAAGGCGCGGCACATCGTGGAATACCGGCAGGCGAAGCAGCGCGACGCGGCGATGGCCCGCAGCTCCGGGGCGCGCATCACGCTGGACCAGCTGCACGAGCAGCTCAAGGTCGGCGAGGTCAAGGAACTCGGAATCGTCATCAAGGCCGACGTGCAGGGCTCGGTGGAAGTGCTGAGCGAAATGCTGCCGAAGCTCTCGACGGACCTGGTGAAACTGAAGATCATCCACGCCAGCGTGGGCGCGGTGACGGAGAACGACGTGCTGCTGGCCTCGGCCTCCGGCGCGATCGTGATCGCCTTCGGGGTGCGCCCGGACCGCAAGGCCGCGGATCTGGCGCAGCAGGAACACGTGGACATCCGCACCCACAACATCATCTACGAAGTCTCCGACGAACTGAAGAAGGCCATGGAAGGGCTGCTCGAGCCGGTGGTCCAGGAAACGCATCTGGGGCGCGCGGAAGTGCGCAACACCTTCCGCGTCAAGGGCGCGGGCGCGATTGCCGGCTGCCACGTGCTGGACGGCGTGCTGAAGCGCGACGCGCAGGTGCGCGTCCTGCGCGAGGGCACGGTGGTCTACACCTCCAAGCTGAGCTCGCTCAAGCGCTTCAAGGAAGATGCCAGCGAAGTGCGCGCGGGCTTCGAGTGCGGCGCGGGCATACAGAACTTCAACGACGTGAAGGTCGGGGACATCCTCGAATGCTTCAACGTGCAGAAGCTTACCGCCGCGGAAGCTGCGGCGCAGGGCGTCGGGTCCGCCGGGCGCAAGTAA
- a CDS encoding DUF503 domain-containing protein, whose protein sequence is MPVGLLTLNLHIAEAQSLKDKRQVLRSLKDRLRGQFNVAVAELEHEETWQRSVVGIVTLSNDERHVQETLQKALAEADRVLGPALISHAMEVL, encoded by the coding sequence ATGCCGGTCGGCCTGCTTACCCTGAACTTACATATTGCCGAAGCGCAATCGCTGAAGGACAAGCGGCAGGTGCTGCGCAGCCTGAAGGACCGGCTGCGCGGGCAGTTCAACGTGGCCGTGGCCGAACTGGAGCATGAAGAGACCTGGCAGCGGTCGGTGGTGGGGATTGTGACGCTGTCGAACGATGAGCGGCACGTGCAGGAGACGCTGCAGAAGGCGCTGGCGGAGGCGGACCGTGTGCTCGGTCCGGCCCTGATCAGCCACGCCATGGAAGTGCTGTGA
- the rbfA gene encoding 30S ribosome-binding factor RbfA, translating into MTTPGRRHERIGEEIQHELAAMAAGELKDPRLDVGLTVTGVKVTPDLKQVRAYVAVYAEAKEQVEAIKALEHAVGFIRRELVVRLHLRRPPEIHFILDRSQQYTERVEELLRELKKKDEPSRS; encoded by the coding sequence ATGACGACACCCGGACGGCGTCACGAACGAATCGGAGAAGAGATCCAGCACGAGCTGGCCGCCATGGCCGCGGGGGAGCTGAAGGATCCGCGGCTGGATGTGGGCTTGACGGTGACCGGAGTGAAGGTCACGCCGGACCTGAAGCAGGTGCGCGCCTATGTGGCGGTGTACGCCGAGGCCAAGGAACAGGTCGAGGCGATTAAGGCCCTGGAGCACGCCGTGGGGTTCATCCGGCGGGAACTGGTAGTGCGGCTGCATCTGCGGCGGCCGCCGGAGATCCATTTCATACTGGACCGCTCGCAGCAGTACACCGAGCGCGTCGAAGAGCTGTTGCGGGAGTTGAAGAAAAAGGACGAGCCGTCCCGGTCCTGA
- the truB gene encoding tRNA pseudouridine(55) synthase TruB has protein sequence MPRQPQPAPFDGALVVDKPRGKTSHDVVDAVRRLAGFRQIGHLGTLDPLATGVLVLLLGRATRLVQFYTGRRKRYATAFRFGFATDTYDADGEAQGPDAAPQLDAALLEKLAAERVGRFEQMPPPFSAKKIHGRPAYELARLKQPVELKAVAVEVFEYKLLGIEGSVARFEVECSSGAYIRSLAHEMGQQLGCGAHLAEITRTAVGEFSLEQAIGLEELAAAAQAGRLAELVIPLEGLLPNFPRANVLPMVERRVRHGARFNVSLAQIQPGRVELPPGATAQLDAGEPKPPRLRVFGQENKLLAIAEAVVPRTYQPIVVFDPLP, from the coding sequence ATGCCACGCCAGCCGCAGCCCGCGCCTTTTGACGGCGCTCTCGTGGTGGACAAGCCGCGCGGGAAGACCTCGCACGACGTCGTGGACGCGGTGCGCCGCCTGGCGGGCTTCCGGCAGATCGGGCATCTGGGCACGCTGGATCCGCTGGCCACCGGCGTGCTCGTGCTGCTGCTGGGGCGCGCCACGCGCCTGGTGCAGTTCTACACCGGGCGGCGCAAGCGCTACGCCACCGCCTTCCGCTTCGGCTTCGCCACGGATACCTACGACGCCGACGGCGAAGCGCAGGGGCCGGACGCTGCGCCGCAGCTGGATGCCGCGCTCCTCGAAAAATTGGCCGCGGAGCGGGTCGGGCGCTTTGAACAGATGCCGCCGCCGTTCTCCGCGAAGAAGATCCACGGGCGGCCGGCGTACGAGCTGGCACGCCTGAAACAGCCGGTGGAGCTGAAAGCCGTGGCCGTCGAAGTGTTCGAATACAAACTCCTGGGCATCGAAGGCAGCGTGGCGCGTTTCGAAGTCGAGTGCTCTTCGGGTGCCTACATCCGCTCGCTGGCGCACGAAATGGGGCAGCAGCTGGGTTGCGGCGCGCATTTAGCGGAGATCACGCGCACGGCCGTGGGCGAATTTTCGCTCGAGCAGGCCATCGGGCTCGAGGAGCTGGCTGCGGCGGCGCAGGCCGGGCGGCTGGCGGAGTTGGTGATTCCCCTGGAGGGCCTGCTGCCCAATTTTCCGCGCGCGAACGTGCTGCCGATGGTCGAACGGCGGGTGCGGCACGGCGCGCGCTTCAATGTCTCCCTCGCGCAAATTCAGCCCGGGCGCGTCGAGCTGCCGCCCGGCGCCACCGCGCAGCTCGATGCCGGCGAACCCAAACCGCCGCGGCTGCGCGTCTTCGGCCAGGAAAACAAGCTCCTGGCCATTGCGGAAGCGGTGGTGCCGCGCACCTACCAGCCCATCGTGGTCTTCGATCCGCTTCCGTAA